The following coding sequences are from one Gemmatimonadota bacterium window:
- a CDS encoding LptF/LptG family permease: MKLLGTLDRYVLRQWLGTFLLSAIGIPLVAVLINLSERFGPLTRKGVPVPDILLGELYFLPYQMTTLLPAAVLFATVFTLNGMGRYSELTAVKAGGVSFWRLILPMILLATLAVPANFALQEAAATSSSRQKELHQERLNSSSALGRYNFAFISTSGWTYAIHELQRKEGVMLGVLLTPPQAAPGQPEGWIISADSARWSKRRQLWVLHQGAMYQVGDSGQRVETVRFTSLRLKTMRETPTMLLDEGKKGEEMRIGEFRDYLDLLERSGTKPGMLAVDYRLKFALPFACLIVALFGAPLAVTNPRAGAALGLAIALGTTLVYLTGTQIMKAIGGKDYVDPTVAAWAMNGVFLVLALGLLRKVRS, from the coding sequence GTGAAGCTGCTCGGCACCCTCGACCGTTACGTCCTCCGGCAATGGCTGGGGACCTTCCTCCTCTCGGCGATCGGCATTCCGCTCGTCGCGGTGCTGATCAATCTCTCCGAGCGCTTCGGCCCGCTCACCCGCAAGGGCGTCCCGGTCCCCGACATCCTCCTCGGCGAGCTCTACTTCCTGCCGTACCAGATGACCACGCTGCTGCCGGCGGCGGTCCTCTTCGCGACGGTCTTCACGCTGAACGGGATGGGGCGCTACAGCGAGCTCACCGCGGTGAAGGCGGGCGGGGTGTCGTTCTGGCGGCTGATCCTCCCGATGATCCTGCTCGCCACGCTCGCCGTACCGGCGAACTTTGCGCTGCAGGAGGCGGCCGCCACCTCGTCGTCGCGGCAGAAGGAGTTGCACCAGGAGCGGCTCAACTCGTCGTCGGCGCTTGGTCGCTACAACTTCGCCTTCATCTCGACCAGCGGCTGGACCTACGCGATCCACGAGCTGCAGCGGAAGGAGGGCGTCATGCTCGGCGTCCTGCTCACCCCGCCGCAGGCGGCACCGGGGCAGCCGGAGGGGTGGATCATCAGCGCCGACTCCGCCCGCTGGAGCAAGCGCCGGCAGCTCTGGGTGCTCCATCAGGGCGCGATGTACCAGGTGGGCGACAGCGGCCAGCGCGTCGAGACGGTGCGCTTCACGTCGCTCCGGCTCAAGACGATGCGCGAGACGCCGACGATGCTGCTCGACGAAGGGAAGAAGGGCGAAGAGATGCGGATCGGCGAATTCCGCGACTACCTCGACCTGCTCGAACGGAGCGGCACCAAACCGGGGATGCTCGCCGTCGACTATCGGCTCAAGTTCGCGCTGCCGTTCGCCTGCCTGATCGTCGCCCTCTTCGGCGCGCCCCTGGCCGTGACCAACCCGCGCGCCGGCGCCGCCCTCGGCCTCGCGATCGCGCTCGGCACCACGCTGGTCTACCTCACCGGCACGCAGATCATGAAGGCAATCGGCGGCAAGGACTACGTCGATCCCACCGTGGCCGCGTGGGCGATGAACGGGGTGTTCCTGGTGCTGGCGCTGGGGTTGTTGCGGAAGGTGAGAAGCTAG
- a CDS encoding TonB-dependent receptor, giving the protein MQRFLRLTLAVSSAIVAMLALPTVGRAQGVTTGGIAGTVMDSAGGVLAGATVRITSPSTGFSRITTTRENGRYVVSGLETGTYRVAVAAIGFGPQAREGVRVLLSQTARADFTMGRQAVTLQEIVTTAAAASSEFAPTRTGAQTFISDSSVRRLPTLNRLLQDFVRLTPQVVTNPAPANAGEVSIAGQNYRYNAIQVDGTTQNDKFGLSDTGELGGQANGRGISLEAVKEYQVVVSPYNVTLGGFTGGLISAVTKNGTNKFAGTGFYTTRNQDLVPNVPLYSGAKFLRRQYGGSLGGPIIKDKLHFFAAAEGTSANQPAFGPYIGQPQDAAQQLRVDQALVDRFNAALAQYGIDGGSGGQEFNKNPITNLVGRLDWAVSSKNRVVLRGIYNKSQGDDFSRSTSTFTLSSNRFKRDEWSSSITGQFFSNFNNGATNELQLGVIRQRFARVFDNIGPQVTVSNVPSPLVAGTLVALRAGPDSNSHINQLDQDVLEFRNDLTMPLGNGHLVTLGARAEVYKIRNAFWQNAFGSWRFESMEALEAGTAFAYGVGVGRGDPIARFTTSNLSFYLQDQWTVNPALTLTYGVRAEVPRFKDKPTVLADAFTDFGRKTDEIPTNTNINPRLGFNFTPGGSNGRTQVRGGVGFFSGTPSYVWMSNLYTANGNSGIAQFTCPQAIVPAFTPENILNAPQTCSNGSGPGVGSTIGTINTADPNYKQPQVVRATLGFDRKLPWGLTGTMDAVYTYALKSPFMVNLELADPTTTDANGRVMYGTLNATTGQPTTIAKHGSKYGGTSGGGVYDLTNSKGDYSYGVTAGLAKRFAGSFEASAFYSYQRSYSVADFTSSVARSVYQNGRTQAGNQLDTQVDPSSFDRPHRITASMTYTAPWKNFPTDISFIYIGQSGTNFTYTYSGANNRGDRNADGVATNDPIYIAPSSAQMAFVQNGTFTAAQQAAAYDALLKDEPCIAKQKGEIMGRNTCRNPWFNQLDLSVRQSLPGMRGQKLTLQADIFNFLNFLNQDWGQYKQNNRFPQVSLLTVTGQTADGRPTVQMDTRIGDRTFRYPKALNSVSYWQGQVSLRYAF; this is encoded by the coding sequence ATGCAACGCTTTCTTCGTTTGACACTGGCAGTGTCGAGCGCGATCGTCGCCATGCTGGCGCTGCCGACGGTCGGCCGCGCGCAGGGTGTCACGACGGGCGGTATTGCCGGTACGGTGATGGACTCGGCTGGCGGCGTGCTGGCTGGCGCGACGGTCCGGATCACCAGCCCGTCGACCGGCTTCTCCCGCATCACGACGACGCGCGAGAACGGTCGCTATGTCGTCTCCGGTCTCGAGACCGGGACCTACCGTGTCGCGGTGGCCGCGATCGGCTTCGGCCCGCAGGCCCGCGAAGGGGTCCGGGTGCTCCTGTCGCAGACGGCCCGTGCCGACTTCACGATGGGGCGCCAGGCGGTGACGCTGCAGGAAATCGTCACCACGGCCGCGGCCGCCAGCTCCGAGTTCGCCCCGACGCGGACCGGGGCGCAGACCTTCATCTCCGACTCCTCGGTGCGGCGCCTGCCGACGCTGAATCGGCTGCTGCAGGACTTCGTCCGGTTGACGCCGCAGGTGGTGACCAACCCGGCGCCCGCCAACGCGGGTGAAGTCTCGATCGCCGGCCAGAACTATCGCTACAACGCGATCCAGGTCGACGGCACGACGCAGAACGACAAGTTCGGCCTCTCCGACACCGGCGAGCTCGGTGGCCAGGCCAACGGCCGCGGCATCTCGCTCGAAGCGGTCAAGGAGTATCAGGTCGTCGTCTCGCCGTACAACGTGACCCTGGGCGGCTTCACCGGCGGCTTGATCAGCGCCGTGACCAAGAACGGCACCAACAAGTTCGCGGGCACCGGCTTCTACACCACCCGGAACCAGGACCTGGTGCCGAACGTTCCGCTCTACTCGGGTGCGAAGTTCCTGCGCCGCCAGTACGGCGGCTCGCTGGGTGGCCCGATCATCAAGGACAAGCTCCACTTCTTCGCCGCGGCGGAAGGGACGTCGGCCAACCAGCCGGCCTTCGGCCCGTACATCGGCCAGCCGCAGGACGCCGCGCAGCAGCTGCGCGTCGACCAGGCGCTGGTGGACCGCTTCAACGCGGCGCTGGCACAGTATGGCATCGACGGTGGTTCGGGCGGGCAGGAGTTCAACAAGAACCCGATCACCAACCTCGTCGGCCGCCTCGACTGGGCGGTGTCGTCGAAGAACCGCGTCGTGCTCCGCGGCATCTACAACAAGTCGCAGGGTGACGATTTCTCGCGCTCCACGTCGACGTTCACGCTCTCGTCGAACCGCTTCAAGCGCGACGAGTGGTCGTCGTCGATCACGGGCCAGTTCTTCTCGAACTTCAACAACGGCGCGACCAACGAATTGCAGCTCGGCGTGATCCGCCAGCGCTTCGCTCGCGTGTTCGACAACATCGGTCCGCAGGTGACCGTCAGCAACGTCCCGTCGCCGCTTGTGGCGGGCACCCTGGTGGCGCTCCGCGCCGGCCCGGACTCGAACTCGCACATCAACCAGCTGGACCAGGACGTGCTCGAGTTCCGCAACGACCTCACCATGCCGCTCGGCAATGGGCACTTGGTCACGCTCGGTGCGCGCGCCGAGGTGTACAAGATCCGCAACGCCTTCTGGCAGAACGCCTTCGGCTCGTGGCGCTTCGAGTCGATGGAAGCGCTCGAGGCCGGGACGGCCTTCGCGTACGGCGTCGGCGTCGGCCGCGGCGACCCGATCGCCCGCTTCACGACGTCGAACCTGTCGTTCTACCTGCAGGACCAGTGGACGGTGAATCCGGCGCTGACGCTGACCTACGGCGTCCGTGCGGAAGTGCCGCGCTTCAAGGACAAGCCGACCGTGCTCGCGGATGCCTTCACGGACTTCGGGCGCAAGACCGATGAGATCCCGACCAACACCAACATCAACCCGCGCCTCGGCTTCAACTTCACTCCGGGCGGCTCGAACGGGCGGACGCAGGTCCGCGGCGGCGTCGGCTTCTTCTCTGGCACGCCGTCGTACGTCTGGATGTCGAACCTCTACACCGCCAACGGCAACAGCGGCATCGCCCAGTTCACCTGCCCGCAGGCCATTGTGCCGGCGTTCACGCCGGAGAACATCCTGAATGCCCCGCAGACCTGTTCCAACGGCTCGGGACCGGGCGTCGGCAGCACCATCGGCACCATCAACACCGCCGACCCGAACTACAAGCAGCCGCAGGTCGTCCGCGCCACGCTCGGCTTCGACCGCAAGCTGCCCTGGGGCCTGACGGGCACCATGGATGCCGTCTACACCTACGCGCTCAAGTCGCCGTTCATGGTGAACCTCGAGCTGGCCGACCCGACCACGACCGACGCGAACGGCCGCGTGATGTACGGCACACTCAACGCAACCACCGGGCAGCCGACCACCATCGCGAAGCACGGCTCCAAGTATGGCGGCACCTCGGGTGGCGGCGTCTATGACCTCACCAACTCCAAGGGCGACTACTCGTACGGCGTGACCGCCGGCCTCGCGAAGCGGTTTGCCGGTTCGTTCGAGGCGAGCGCGTTCTACTCGTACCAGCGCTCGTACTCGGTCGCGGACTTCACGTCGTCGGTCGCCCGCTCGGTCTACCAGAACGGTCGCACCCAGGCCGGCAACCAGCTCGACACGCAGGTCGATCCCTCGTCCTTCGACCGTCCGCACCGCATCACGGCCTCGATGACCTACACGGCGCCGTGGAAGAACTTCCCGACCGACATCTCGTTCATCTACATCGGCCAGTCGGGGACGAACTTCACGTACACCTACTCCGGGGCGAACAATCGCGGCGACCGCAACGCGGACGGCGTGGCCACGAACGACCCGATCTACATCGCGCCGAGCAGTGCGCAGATGGCGTTCGTGCAGAACGGCACCTTTACCGCGGCGCAGCAGGCGGCGGCGTATGATGCGCTGCTCAAGGACGAGCCGTGCATCGCCAAGCAGAAGGGCGAAATCATGGGCCGCAACACCTGCCGCAACCCCTGGTTCAACCAGCTCGACCTCTCGGTGCGCCAGTCGTTGCCGGGCATGCGGGGGCAGAAGCTGACGCTGCAGGCGGACATCTTCAACTTCCTGAACTTCCTCAACCAGGACTGGGGCCAGTACAAGCAGAACAACCGCTTCCCCCAGGTCTCGCTGCTGACGGTCACCGGCCAGACGGCCGATGGTCGCCCGACGGTGCAGATGGACACCCGCATCGGCGACCGGACCTTCCGCTATCCGAAGGCGCTCAACTCGGTGTCGTACTGGCAGGGTCAGGTCTCCCTGCGGTACGCCTTCTGA
- a CDS encoding amino acid permease: MDERLPRHLGLWSAAAVLVGTTIGSGIFRVPREVAAALGDPQAMLLIWVVGGIVTLTGALTIAELAAAYPRSGGIFAYILEAFGPLPAFLYGWAELTVIRAAAIGGISLVFATYLGEFFPLTDQQERLVASGVILVIALLNYLGVGLASLLMNVTTILKYGAMLGLGLFAFAVGGGTTANFVTPSPAATVTLSTMLTALVPIMWTYDGWSNLSFIGGEVKEPGRNLPKALILGTVAIVAIYLFVNAAYLYMIPAAEMATIQRVASETASRIALFGGAGAAIISGVVMISCFGSVNGSVMTGPRIFFAMSEQKLIFPVIARVSPRFQTPSVAIWLTAALGVAYVMQNSFAELADRFVLGSWPFYAMAVAGVFVLRKRSPDVERPYRTLGYPLTPAIFLLASLGMVANALLSNPAQNGVTFGIILVGVPVYFVWRRFGGKRDQ, from the coding sequence ATGGACGAGCGCCTCCCGCGTCATCTTGGCCTCTGGAGTGCCGCCGCCGTCCTGGTGGGGACGACGATCGGAAGCGGGATCTTCCGCGTCCCCCGGGAAGTCGCGGCCGCCCTGGGCGATCCGCAGGCGATGCTGCTCATCTGGGTGGTGGGTGGCATCGTCACCCTGACCGGGGCGTTGACGATCGCCGAACTGGCGGCGGCCTACCCGCGGTCGGGGGGGATCTTTGCCTACATCCTCGAGGCGTTCGGCCCGCTACCGGCCTTCCTCTATGGCTGGGCCGAGCTGACGGTGATCCGCGCCGCGGCGATCGGCGGGATCTCGCTGGTCTTCGCCACCTACCTGGGGGAGTTCTTCCCGCTCACCGACCAGCAGGAGCGCCTGGTGGCCTCGGGGGTGATCCTGGTGATCGCCCTGCTCAACTACCTGGGGGTGGGGCTGGCGTCGCTCCTGATGAACGTCACCACCATTCTCAAATACGGCGCCATGCTGGGGCTGGGGCTCTTTGCCTTCGCGGTCGGCGGCGGGACCACGGCGAACTTCGTGACCCCCTCGCCGGCCGCCACGGTGACCCTCTCCACCATGCTGACGGCGCTGGTGCCGATCATGTGGACCTACGACGGCTGGTCGAACCTCTCGTTCATCGGGGGCGAGGTGAAGGAGCCGGGGCGGAACCTCCCGAAGGCGCTGATCCTCGGGACGGTGGCGATCGTGGCGATCTACCTCTTCGTGAACGCCGCCTACCTCTACATGATCCCGGCCGCCGAGATGGCCACGATCCAGCGGGTGGCGTCCGAGACGGCCAGCCGCATCGCGCTCTTTGGGGGCGCCGGGGCGGCGATCATCTCCGGGGTGGTGATGATCTCCTGCTTCGGCTCGGTCAACGGCTCGGTGATGACCGGCCCGCGGATCTTCTTCGCCATGAGCGAGCAGAAGCTGATCTTCCCGGTGATTGCCCGGGTCTCCCCCCGCTTCCAGACCCCGTCGGTGGCGATCTGGCTGACGGCGGCCCTTGGCGTCGCCTACGTCATGCAGAACTCCTTTGCCGAGCTGGCCGACCGCTTCGTCCTGGGGTCGTGGCCCTTCTACGCCATGGCGGTCGCCGGGGTCTTCGTGCTCCGGAAGCGGAGCCCGGACGTGGAGCGGCCCTACCGGACCCTGGGCTACCCGCTGACGCCCGCCATCTTCCTGCTGGCCTCGCTCGGGATGGTGGCCAATGCCCTGCTGTCGAACCCGGCCCAGAATGGGGTGACCTTCGGGATCATTTTGGTGGGGGTGCCGGTGTATTTCGTGTGGCGGCGGTTTGGAGGGAAGAGGGACCAGTGA